A genomic segment from Glycine soja cultivar W05 chromosome 18, ASM419377v2, whole genome shotgun sequence encodes:
- the LOC114396168 gene encoding uncharacterized protein LOC114396168, with the protein MPNNPGMQMAQAPQTLARIEPPAQQVEPNPGIVLVNRNQNADEVIGNIQQNRFDRQNNLAQMVETILVQNGLNLGLHRPNFVSPLSEYVLQTELPRGVKIPKFTKFAGETNESTVEHIARYLVEAGDLANNENLRMKFFPSSLTKNAFTWFTTLPPHSIHNWNQLERIFHEQFYMGQSKISLKELASVRRKALESIDDYLNRFRLLKARCFTQVPEHELVEMAAGGLDYSIRKKLDTQYLRDMAQLADRVRQLERLKAEKARNSKFHKKEKVAYVETNDSDQEFDIIYENIEDNEVDLA; encoded by the coding sequence ATGCCTAACAATCCAGGGATGCAAATGGCTCAAGCACCACAAACATTGGCACGCATAGAGCCACCAGCCCAACAGGTCGAACCAAACCCTGGTATAGTATTGGTAAATAGGAACCAAAATGCTGATGAAGTAATAGGGAATATTCAACAAAACCGTTTCGATAGGCAGAATAACCTGGCCCAAATGGTCGAAACGATTTTGGTACAAAATGGTTTGAACTTAGGCTTACACAGGCCTAATTTTGTGTCTCCATTATCTGAGTATGTGTTACAGACagaattaccaaggggtgtgaaAATCCCTAAGTTTACTAAGTTTGCAGGAGAGACAAATGAGTCCACTGTTGAACACATTGCTAGATATTTGGTCGAGGCAGGGGATTTggctaataatgaaaatttaagaatgaaatttttccCTAGTTCCTTGACTAAAAATGCTTTTACATGGTTTACAACCCTTCCTCCTCATTCCATACATAATTGGAACCAATTGGAAAGGATTTTCCATGAGCAATTTTATATGGGACAGTCTAAGATCAGCCTTAAAGAATTAGCCAGCGTTCGACGCAAGGCACTTGAATCAATTGATGATTATTTGAACAGATTCAGACTCTTAAAGGCAAGGTGTTTCACCCAAGTCCCTGAACATGAATTAGTCGAAATGGCTGCTGGTGGCCTAGACTATTCGATTAGAAAGAAATTAGATACCCAGTATTTAAGGGATATGGCTCAATTGGCTGATAGAGTTCGACAACTCGAACGATTGAAGGCTGAAAAGGCTAGAAATTCTAAATTCCACAAGAAGGAAAAGGTTGCATATGTCGAAACCAATGACAGTGACCAGGAGTTcgatattatttatgaaaatatcgAAGACAATGAGGTTGATTTAGCATAA
- the LOC114396641 gene encoding uncharacterized protein LOC114396641, whose amino-acid sequence MWCAMGDSGGHYCPKKTDDLCGDVCGQESSQVLGMSRVRCILRGLDVKTCIFLFAVVPMCIFGIYLHGQKISYFLRPLWEKPPKPFHVIPHYYNENVSMGNLCRLHGWGVREFPRRVYDAVLFSNELEILNLRWRELYPYITQFVLLESNSTFTGRPKPFVFKGNREQFKFVESRLTYGTIGGRFKKGENPFVEEAYQRVALDQLLKIAGITDDDLLIMSDVDEIPSAHTINLLRWCDDVPSVLHLQLKNYLYSFEFLLDDNSWRASVHRYQSGKTRYAHYRQSDDLLADAGWHCSFCFRYISDFVFKMKAYSHNDRVRFSHYLNPKRIQDVICKGADLFDMLPEEYTFKEIIGKMGPIPHSYSAVHLPAYLLENAEKYKFLLPGNCLRESR is encoded by the exons ATGTGGTGTGCGATGGGAGATTCCGGTGGCCATTACTGTCCTAAGAAGACCGATGATTTATGCGGCGACGTTTGTGGCCAG GAGTCAAGTCAAGTATTGGGCATGTCAAGAGTGCGCTGCATTTTACGCGGCTTGGATGTAAAAAcctgtatttttctttttgctgtTGTGCCAATGTGCATCTTTGGAATATACTTGCATGGACAGAAAATCTCCTACTTCCTGCGGCCGCTATGGGAGAAACCACCCAAGCCTTTCCATGTCATTCCACATTACTACAACGAAAATGTGTCAATGGGGAATCTCTGCAGACTTCATGGGTGGGGAGTCCGTGAGTTCCCAAGACGTGTGTATGATGCTGTGTTGTTCAGTAATGAATTGGAAATACTTAACTTGCGCTGGAGAGAATTGTATCCTTACATAACACAGTTTGTTCTCCTCGAGTCAAATTCCACATTTACTGGTAGGCcaaaaccttttgttttcaaaggcAATCGGGAACAGTTCAAATTCGTGGAGTCTCGGTTAACTTACGGAACTATTGGTGGGAGGTTCAAGAAAGGAGAAAACCCGTTTGTTGAGGAGGCATATCAGCGGGTGGCATTGGATCAACTCCTTAAGATAGCTGGTATTACTGATGATGACTTGTTGATTATGTCTGATGTTGACGAGATTCCGAGTGCTCACACTATTAACCTCTTGAGGTGGTGTGATGATGTGCCTTCAGTCCTTCATCTTCAGCTGAAGAACTATCTATACTCCTTTGAGTTTCTCTTGGATGATAACAGCTGGAGAGCTTCTGTTCACAGATATCAGAGTGGTAAGACAAGGTATGCTCATTACCGCCAGTCTGATGACTTATTGGCGGATGCTGGTTGGCATTGCAGCTTTTGCTTCCGCTATATCAGCGATTTCGTCTTTAAGATGAAAGCCTACAGTCATAATGACAGAGTCAGATTCTCTCATTATTTAAATCCCAAAAGAATTCAAGATGTAATCTGCAAAGGGGCTGATTTATTTGACATGCTACCAGAGGAGTACACCTTCAAGGAAATCATTGGTAAAATGGGGCCGATACCCCATTCCTATTCTGCAGTTCATCTTCCTGCTTATCTACTGGAAAATGCTGAGAAGTATAAATTTCTGTTGCCTGGAAATTGCTTGAGAGAGTCCAGATGA